In Nitrosophilus labii, the following proteins share a genomic window:
- a CDS encoding response regulator: protein MKKINVLVVDDDFINLKLLKTMLMKNELVDNIFEAKNGIEALDVLKNSETDLILLDILMPVMNGIEVLKIIRSEEKFKNIPVIVLSTDETKKMEALENGANDFINKPIRELILNEKIKTYAFL, encoded by the coding sequence ATGAAGAAAATAAATGTTTTAGTTGTTGATGATGATTTTATAAACTTGAAACTTCTAAAAACAATGCTGATGAAAAATGAGTTGGTTGATAATATTTTCGAAGCTAAAAACGGGATAGAAGCATTAGATGTACTAAAAAATTCAGAAACAGATTTAATACTCCTCGATATTTTAATGCCGGTAATGAACGGTATAGAAGTTTTAAAAATTATAAGAAGTGAAGAAAAATTTAAAAATATTCCAGTTATAGTCTTAAGTACCGATGAAACTAAAAAAATGGAGGCTTTAGAAAACGGCGCAAATGACTTTATCAATAAGCCGATTAGAGAACTAATATTGAACGAGAAGATAAAAACTTACGCATTTTTATAG
- a CDS encoding pyrroline-5-carboxylate reductase has product MKKEISIIGTGKMAYALIDALRDDFNIEVIGRNNEKLSQLKDNKIATKTFKEFDSKDKIVILAVKPHALKEISKYFKNSSYLLISVLAGTTLEELKQNINSKTYIRAMPNLAAIYKKSMTTITGDENAKLVSINIFEKIGEVLWVDSEKELDIATAIAGSGPAFLALVAEAIMDAGVKEGLKREYSKKLTHGLFEGFSHLLKQKHPAILKDEVMSPAGTTAAGYAALEKNATRNAFIKAITAAFEKTQKK; this is encoded by the coding sequence ATGAAGAAAGAGATTTCTATCATTGGTACCGGTAAAATGGCGTATGCTTTGATTGACGCCCTTAGAGATGATTTTAATATCGAAGTAATCGGAAGAAACAATGAAAAATTGTCACAATTAAAAGATAATAAAATAGCTACAAAAACTTTTAAAGAGTTTGATTCAAAAGACAAAATCGTTATTTTAGCCGTAAAACCTCACGCACTGAAAGAGATTTCAAAATATTTCAAAAATTCCTCATATCTTCTTATCTCCGTTTTAGCGGGAACCACTCTAGAAGAGTTAAAACAAAATATAAACTCTAAAACCTATATAAGGGCTATGCCTAATCTAGCCGCAATATACAAAAAATCGATGACAACCATAACCGGAGACGAAAATGCCAAACTTGTTAGTATAAATATTTTTGAAAAAATAGGTGAAGTATTGTGGGTAGATAGTGAAAAAGAGCTAGATATAGCTACGGCAATAGCGGGAAGCGGTCCTGCATTTTTAGCGCTTGTAGCGGAAGCCATAATGGACGCTGGCGTAAAAGAGGGTTTAAAAAGAGAATATTCTAAAAAATTAACCCACGGACTTTTTGAAGGATTTTCACATCTTTTGAAACAAAAACATCCGGCTATTTTAAAAGACGAAGTTATGAGTCCGGCAGGAACAACCGCGGCGGGATATGCCGCTTTGGAAAAAAACGCAACACGAAACGCTTTTATAAAAGCGATAACTGCAGCTTTTGAAAAAACACAAAAAAAATGA
- a CDS encoding pre-peptidase C-terminal domain-containing protein produces the protein MKNFLKTIMLIPIIFSILYGEVPDYPNSCPSNETIAINSSLYGKIDPEDDVDTFKIEISTKGKIKIYTEYVSTDFLDSYGELLDSSCNTIESNDDKSMFNYNFYIEKVLEPGTYYIKVKGVDYFWWGDRGDYQLFIEFTEESSTIYTEGDREFKIINPENTRNIVGDFLITGNTVECVTNETWDFGGECTNDKEKNDNNYVVKYIDIDGDSRTYNSSSAYLNLPNDYSDILWAGLFWQGNINGESDINRYIRGTSYKRHQRRAYMTSSTTWDYIYNTSSYTVDITNTDANKILFKIEGMDDYTQIIATYVDYYNWYGYYGAVYSAYADVTDLIKNYAQNFAPGQKITVTAANISTNEGIESSLGNYGAWCLVVIYKSSSTTDYKRVLIYNGYKHLSTSNPFEEISIDNLYLPLYGDVISHFASFVGEGEYVYTPDSMKLNDNYMPGTDENRPNNFDAKLANVERPSIGDNNVSNTNGIDIDIYDVTSIMTSIRDDDPNTDKVTLKLDTGLDAYFASVIGFSVKLYQPKICYEEKLYYNNQEINSTTQIPIDSKINIKLTIRNDDYEVAKDVKIYKTFDTNKVLYEKNSTIVKDVDWTSTYNFNDNTTFNGVSVEYSDINNTLSILHLGNGAELEFRPYSLTNDLATIEYNLTLLSTEPLTLDYSTSYIYTLGGSQIDLTSIPLPKCQDFNNSITAYEPALGTFNVVNENYNGENLSKDYNSPINSLYTQIAGKEFFVKVVKTKEDLITPDNYNGLVRVSLIKTPNFPEGATDELKTSLCKNSLSLIDKDITFNNEQFKETNITYNGALRDTTFRVNYISDEYGNPIDWDISNWRCLEKTYNCIWGMLVSRIYTQGRYSGECNKNQSPNNVDPDDYPDSCPCAAECRPGQGGAMENQASQECLDCVLGGELSGSICARDNFSIRPDKYSLDINSSPLIGAKPYLTDLNATLYNSDVNVSGYDQLITNNTDKNGTMSLVLPATCNTLSSDPTLINTQVQFYNGKAQNLYLKYDNVGDVNVTFIDNNWTEVDQKPKDDGSIDCIVQSDTDEHINGKVGCLIKGSKVLKFVPKAFVNSVSLLNFNSIGGYTYLSNEVDMSAKIDLSIKAILYDNSPATNYTKGCFSKDINYTISLINNKTLTWSDTQSRIRYFETNTSTALTPTKQYSVSFKSSEGNFTSGIANLAVEFNFDRNTSNPDEPFTISKNDFNVSVKETNGTVSGSDFNRTNDQNVTFYFARVHAPDYIDEDADNIINAKIYYEIYIKNGTDYVNLKGAESVDDINWYINKKHNSPNDGKIINLNIIGSNITVNPGATTAISQGMENQVVTYSGTSFPYKVKIDLNASSWLIYNRFDENATTNHFYVTFPGSAKDWAGVGKTGKTVDLNISTSTQKRIEW, from the coding sequence ATGAAAAACTTTTTAAAAACAATTATGTTAATACCGATTATATTTTCTATACTCTATGGTGAAGTTCCAGACTATCCAAACTCATGCCCTTCAAACGAGACTATAGCGATTAACAGTTCATTATACGGAAAAATAGACCCAGAAGATGATGTAGATACTTTTAAAATAGAGATCTCTACAAAAGGAAAAATAAAAATATATACCGAATATGTATCAACCGACTTTTTAGATAGCTATGGGGAACTTCTGGATAGTTCTTGCAATACAATTGAGAGTAACGACGATAAAAGTATGTTCAACTACAATTTCTACATAGAAAAGGTTTTAGAACCTGGAACATACTATATAAAAGTTAAAGGAGTAGATTATTTTTGGTGGGGAGATAGAGGTGATTATCAATTATTTATTGAATTTACGGAAGAGAGTTCAACTATCTATACCGAAGGAGATAGAGAGTTTAAAATAATAAACCCAGAAAATACGAGAAATATAGTAGGAGACTTTTTAATCACCGGAAATACTGTAGAGTGCGTAACAAACGAAACTTGGGATTTTGGAGGAGAGTGTACAAACGATAAGGAAAAAAATGATAACAATTATGTTGTCAAATACATCGATATCGACGGCGACAGCAGAACATACAACTCTTCAAGCGCATATTTAAACTTACCTAACGATTATAGCGACATTTTATGGGCGGGACTTTTTTGGCAAGGAAATATAAATGGAGAAAGTGATATAAATCGATATATTCGTGGAACTTCATATAAACGTCACCAACGTAGAGCCTATATGACTTCTTCTACCACTTGGGACTATATCTATAACACCTCATCTTATACCGTAGATATTACTAACACAGACGCTAACAAAATATTGTTTAAGATAGAGGGTATGGATGACTACACCCAAATAATTGCGACATATGTAGATTATTATAACTGGTACGGATATTACGGGGCTGTATATTCCGCGTATGCCGATGTAACGGATCTTATAAAAAATTATGCTCAAAACTTTGCCCCCGGACAAAAGATAACAGTTACGGCAGCAAATATATCAACTAACGAAGGAATAGAATCCTCTTTAGGCAACTATGGAGCCTGGTGTTTGGTAGTTATATATAAAAGTTCATCTACTACGGACTATAAAAGAGTTCTTATATATAACGGATACAAACATCTTTCTACTTCCAATCCCTTTGAAGAGATATCGATAGATAATCTATATCTACCACTTTACGGAGACGTCATTTCTCATTTCGCCTCTTTTGTAGGAGAAGGTGAATATGTTTATACTCCTGATAGTATGAAGCTTAACGACAATTATATGCCAGGTACTGATGAAAACAGACCTAATAACTTTGACGCTAAATTGGCAAATGTCGAAAGACCATCTATAGGTGATAATAATGTCTCAAATACAAATGGTATAGATATAGATATTTACGATGTTACTTCTATAATGACTTCCATTAGAGATGATGATCCTAACACAGACAAAGTTACACTTAAACTAGATACTGGACTTGATGCATATTTCGCTAGCGTTATAGGTTTTTCGGTAAAACTATATCAACCTAAAATATGTTATGAAGAAAAACTCTACTACAACAATCAAGAGATCAACAGCACCACTCAAATTCCAATAGATAGTAAAATCAACATTAAACTAACCATAAGAAACGATGATTATGAAGTAGCAAAAGATGTAAAAATTTATAAAACTTTCGATACCAATAAAGTATTATATGAAAAGAACTCTACCATAGTTAAAGACGTAGATTGGACATCTACATACAATTTTAATGACAACACAACGTTTAACGGAGTAAGCGTAGAATATAGCGACATCAATAATACATTATCGATCCTGCATCTTGGAAACGGAGCGGAACTTGAGTTTAGACCCTACTCTTTGACAAACGATCTTGCAACTATAGAGTACAACCTTACACTATTATCTACAGAGCCTTTAACGTTAGATTATTCAACCTCTTATATATATACTTTAGGAGGCTCTCAAATAGATTTGACGTCTATTCCGTTGCCAAAATGCCAAGATTTTAATAACTCTATCACGGCATATGAACCTGCACTAGGAACGTTTAACGTCGTTAACGAAAACTATAACGGTGAAAACCTCTCAAAAGACTACAACAGTCCCATAAACTCACTTTATACTCAAATAGCCGGAAAAGAGTTTTTTGTAAAAGTAGTTAAAACAAAAGAGGATTTAATAACTCCCGATAATTACAACGGATTGGTTAGAGTCTCTCTTATAAAAACACCAAATTTCCCAGAAGGTGCTACGGATGAGCTAAAAACCTCTTTATGTAAAAACTCTCTATCTCTTATTGATAAAGATATAACTTTTAATAATGAACAATTTAAAGAAACAAATATAACTTACAACGGCGCGTTAAGAGACACCACATTTAGGGTTAACTACATTAGCGACGAATACGGTAATCCAATAGATTGGGATATAAGCAACTGGAGATGTCTTGAAAAAACTTACAACTGTATATGGGGGATGCTAGTAAGTAGAATATATACTCAAGGTCGTTACAGCGGCGAATGCAACAAAAATCAATCACCAAACAACGTTGATCCAGACGACTATCCTGACAGTTGCCCTTGCGCTGCAGAGTGTAGACCCGGACAGGGTGGAGCTATGGAAAATCAAGCTAGCCAAGAGTGTTTAGACTGTGTTTTAGGAGGTGAACTTTCCGGTTCCATTTGCGCAAGAGACAACTTCTCCATAAGACCGGATAAATACTCTTTAGATATAAACTCATCTCCTTTAATAGGTGCAAAACCTTATCTTACGGATCTAAATGCTACTTTATACAATAGCGACGTAAACGTTAGCGGATACGATCAGCTTATAACAAACAATACCGATAAAAACGGAACTATGTCTCTTGTTTTACCCGCAACATGTAATACACTCTCTTCGGATCCCACTTTAATAAACACTCAAGTCCAATTTTATAACGGTAAGGCGCAAAATCTATATCTAAAGTACGATAACGTTGGAGATGTTAATGTTACTTTTATCGATAACAACTGGACAGAAGTAGATCAAAAGCCTAAAGACGACGGCTCAATCGACTGTATAGTCCAAAGCGATACCGATGAGCATATCAACGGTAAAGTAGGCTGTCTTATAAAAGGTTCGAAAGTTTTAAAATTTGTTCCAAAAGCTTTTGTAAATAGCGTAAGTTTATTAAATTTTAACTCAATTGGCGGTTACACTTATCTCTCCAACGAAGTAGATATGTCCGCAAAAATAGACCTATCTATAAAAGCTATACTTTATGACAACAGTCCCGCCACTAACTATACAAAAGGATGCTTTTCAAAAGATATAAACTACACAATCTCTCTAATAAACAACAAAACCCTTACATGGTCGGATACCCAAAGTAGGATAAGATATTTTGAAACAAACACCTCAACGGCCTTGACTCCTACTAAGCAATATTCTGTATCTTTTAAAAGTTCTGAAGGAAATTTTACTTCCGGCATAGCAAATCTTGCCGTTGAGTTCAATTTTGACAGAAACACCTCCAATCCGGACGAACCCTTTACAATCTCTAAAAACGACTTCAACGTAAGCGTCAAAGAGACTAACGGAACCGTTAGCGGAAGCGATTTTAACAGAACAAACGATCAAAACGTAACGTTTTATTTTGCTAGAGTACATGCGCCAGATTATATTGACGAAGACGCTGACAATATCATAAACGCCAAGATATATTACGAAATTTATATAAAAAACGGAACAGATTATGTAAATTTAAAAGGAGCAGAAAGTGTTGACGATATCAATTGGTATATAAACAAAAAACACAACTCTCCAAATGATGGAAAAATCATAAATCTAAATATAATCGGCTCTAACATAACCGTAAATCCAGGCGCTACGACTGCTATTTCTCAAGGTATGGAAAATCAGGTAGTAACATATAGCGGTACCTCTTTTCCTTATAAAGTCAAAATTGACTTAAACGCCTCTTCTTGGCTTATCTACAACAGATTTGACGAGAACGCCACAACCAACCATTTTTACGTAACCTTTCCAGGAAGCGCTAAAGATTGGGCGGGAGTTGGGAAAACCGGTAAAACTGTTGATCTAAATATCAGTACATCGACGCAAAAAAGGATTGAGTGGTGA
- a CDS encoding outer membrane protein assembly factor BamD — protein sequence MKKFGYFALVAIILFMNGCSSKNEMAEYNKPAIYWYQKIVKSVSLGNLDKADEYFTSLQSEHISSPFIEEAMLILAQAHMDNEEYLMANFYLDEYIKRFGTSKKREFAEYMKIKSSFLGFKNINRDQKLLQDTISNAIYFKKKYPNSEFNPLIETILTKLYMAEYILNRNIVELYLRRDKPKAALVYEQKLKKSWLKDNEISIPKSWYDFLIEW from the coding sequence ATGAAAAAGTTTGGTTATTTTGCTTTAGTCGCTATAATATTGTTTATGAACGGTTGTTCTTCAAAAAATGAGATGGCCGAATACAACAAGCCCGCTATATATTGGTATCAAAAGATTGTCAAATCGGTAAGTCTAGGAAATCTTGATAAGGCTGATGAGTATTTTACATCTTTACAGAGCGAGCATATAAGCTCCCCATTTATAGAAGAGGCTATGCTTATTTTGGCTCAGGCACATATGGATAACGAAGAGTATTTGATGGCAAATTTTTATCTGGATGAGTATATTAAAAGATTTGGAACATCTAAAAAAAGAGAATTTGCCGAATATATGAAGATAAAATCCTCCTTTTTGGGTTTTAAAAATATCAATAGGGACCAAAAACTGTTGCAAGATACTATATCAAATGCAATCTATTTTAAAAAAAAGTATCCTAATTCCGAATTTAATCCATTGATAGAAACAATTTTGACTAAACTTTATATGGCCGAATATATATTAAATAGAAATATAGTTGAGCTTTATCTAAGAAGAGATAAACCTAAAGCGGCCTTGGTTTACGAACAAAAACTTAAAAAATCGTGGCTAAAAGATAATGAAATATCAATACCTAAAAGTTGGTACGATTTTTTGATAGAATGGTAA
- the lon gene encoding endopeptidase La — protein MKLSDYSAFPTTLPIIVEDELFLYPFMISPIFLSDEENILAAQKALEDNSLVLICPSKEGKEGQRDFESIYPAGVVGSIMRKVTLPDGRIKILFQGLARGKIVKKVAEHPLRALTDLIESKPFNEIKVEALLEVLREKVRNLAAVSGHFPQDLVKTIEENHEPNRIADLVSSSIRLKKSDAYELFIESDIEKRIMLLIDFITEDIEQSKLQREIKSKVHSRLEKINKEYFLKEQLKQIQKELGVDTQREEEIEEYKEKLEKIKPYLTQEAYKEIKKQIDRFSRMHPDSAEAGVIQTYLDWVLEVPFGKYSKKKLNINDVKRQLDKDHYGLKKPKDRIVEYFAVKELMELRGIKKEKGSGAILCFAGPPGIGKTSLANSIANALKRPLVRIALGGLEDVSELRGHRRTYIGAMPGRIVQGLIEAKEMDPVMVLDEIDKVGRSFKGDPTSVLLEILDPEQNTHFRDYYLNFSIDLSNVIFIATANDISYIPAPLRDRMEFIFLSSYTPSEKFEIAKRYLIPQEIKKHGLKRSEISISTKALEEIIEKYTREAGVRNLRRRIADIVRKAARELLENSHIHKISVTLKNLNKYLEKPIFEIELAEEEPQIGVVNGLAWTAVGGDVLKIEAIKIKGKGSLQLTGSLGEVMKESARIAYSVVKVLIDKRDIKIEQKVIPKSQKETEDGVTVEQSEVYRRYDIHLHIPVGATPKDGPSAGITMATAIASILSEKKVRNDVAMTGELTLTGKVLPIGGLKEKLIAAYKAKVKKVLIPKKNYERDLEDIPEEVLNELETVPVTRIEEVLKEAIIWDK, from the coding sequence ATGAAACTAAGCGATTACAGCGCTTTTCCGACAACTTTACCTATAATAGTGGAAGATGAACTCTTTTTATATCCATTTATGATATCTCCTATTTTTTTAAGTGACGAAGAGAATATTTTAGCGGCTCAAAAGGCTTTAGAAGATAACTCTTTGGTTTTGATATGCCCTTCTAAAGAAGGAAAAGAGGGACAAAGAGATTTTGAATCAATCTATCCGGCCGGCGTTGTCGGTTCCATAATGAGAAAAGTTACTTTGCCAGATGGAAGGATAAAAATACTTTTTCAAGGTTTGGCAAGAGGAAAAATAGTTAAAAAAGTTGCCGAACATCCGCTTAGAGCATTAACTGACTTAATAGAGTCAAAACCGTTTAATGAGATTAAAGTGGAAGCTCTTTTAGAGGTTTTAAGAGAAAAGGTTAGAAATCTAGCCGCTGTAAGCGGACATTTCCCTCAAGACTTAGTAAAAACGATTGAAGAAAATCATGAACCAAATCGTATCGCTGATCTGGTAAGTAGTTCTATCAGGCTTAAAAAGAGTGACGCATACGAACTGTTCATCGAGTCTGATATAGAAAAAAGGATAATGCTTCTTATAGACTTTATAACCGAAGATATTGAGCAGAGCAAGCTTCAAAGAGAGATAAAAAGTAAAGTTCATAGCAGATTGGAAAAAATAAACAAAGAGTATTTCTTAAAAGAGCAGCTTAAACAGATACAAAAAGAGCTAGGGGTAGATACGCAAAGAGAAGAAGAGATAGAAGAGTATAAAGAAAAACTGGAAAAAATAAAACCTTACTTAACTCAAGAGGCGTATAAAGAGATAAAAAAACAGATAGATAGATTTTCTCGAATGCATCCAGATAGTGCAGAAGCCGGCGTTATTCAGACATATCTTGATTGGGTGCTTGAGGTTCCGTTTGGAAAATATTCAAAGAAAAAACTAAATATAAATGATGTTAAAAGACAGCTTGATAAAGATCATTACGGATTGAAAAAGCCAAAAGATAGAATCGTGGAATATTTTGCCGTTAAAGAGCTAATGGAGTTAAGGGGTATTAAAAAAGAGAAAGGTTCCGGTGCGATTTTGTGTTTTGCGGGGCCTCCGGGGATTGGTAAGACCTCTTTAGCAAACTCTATTGCCAATGCTTTAAAACGACCTCTTGTAAGGATTGCTCTTGGAGGACTTGAGGATGTAAGTGAACTTAGAGGACATAGAAGAACATATATAGGCGCAATGCCAGGACGTATAGTTCAGGGGCTTATTGAAGCAAAAGAGATGGATCCCGTCATGGTACTTGATGAAATCGATAAAGTAGGAAGAAGCTTTAAAGGAGATCCTACCTCCGTATTGCTTGAGATACTTGATCCCGAGCAAAATACACATTTTAGAGACTATTACCTAAATTTCAGTATAGATTTGAGTAATGTGATCTTCATAGCTACGGCGAACGATATCAGTTATATTCCGGCACCTCTTAGAGATAGGATGGAGTTTATTTTTCTTAGTAGCTATACTCCGAGTGAAAAATTTGAGATAGCAAAAAGATATCTTATACCTCAAGAGATTAAAAAGCATGGATTAAAAAGAAGTGAGATATCTATCTCGACTAAAGCTTTAGAAGAGATAATAGAAAAATATACAAGAGAAGCTGGTGTAAGAAATCTTAGAAGAAGAATAGCGGATATCGTGAGAAAAGCGGCTCGTGAGCTTTTAGAGAACTCTCACATCCATAAAATTTCCGTAACCCTAAAAAATCTTAACAAATATTTGGAAAAACCCATTTTTGAGATAGAACTAGCAGAAGAGGAGCCGCAAATCGGCGTTGTTAACGGGTTGGCATGGACTGCCGTAGGGGGAGATGTTTTAAAGATCGAGGCCATTAAAATCAAAGGAAAGGGCAGTCTTCAATTAACCGGAAGTTTGGGCGAGGTTATGAAAGAGTCCGCAAGAATAGCATATAGTGTAGTAAAAGTGTTGATAGATAAAAGAGATATTAAGATAGAACAAAAAGTTATTCCAAAATCTCAAAAAGAGACTGAAGATGGTGTAACAGTAGAACAGAGCGAAGTTTATAGAAGATACGATATTCATCTACATATACCGGTAGGTGCTACTCCAAAAGATGGACCTAGTGCTGGCATTACGATGGCTACGGCTATAGCGTCGATTTTATCTGAAAAAAAAGTTAGAAATGACGTAGCAATGACGGGGGAATTGACTTTAACGGGGAAAGTATTACCGATAGGCGGATTAAAAGAGAAGCTGATAGCCGCATATAAAGCTAAAGTTAAAAAAGTTTTGATTCCTAAAAAGAATTATGAAAGAGATTTGGAGGATATACCTGAAGAGGTTTTAAACGAGTTGGAGACAGTGCCTGTTACACGAATTGAAGAGGTTTTAAAAGAGGCGATTATATGGGACAAATAG